Within the Vibrio tasmaniensis genome, the region ATGAGCCGTTGTGCTGCCATTATTGAAAATAACTCGAATACGAAACTGGTCGTGAGCAGCGCGTGCTCTGGCGTGACTAACCTGCTCGTTGAACTCGCGAATGGTGTTCAAGATAAAACTCGTCGCCAAGAACTAGTGACACAGTTAACCGACATTCATAATACGATTCTTGCTCAGTTAGCCGATCCAAGCGGTATCGAGAAAGAGGTCCATAGCATTCTCGATGACATTGCGAGTGCAGCCGAAGCGGCATCATTCCAAACCAGTACTAAACTCACCGATCACCTAGTGGCATGTGGCGAACTGATGTCAACACATATCCTCGCTCAAATCATTCGCGAGCGTGGCACACCCGCTGTCCGTTTTGATATCAGAGAAGTGATGCGCACCAACAATGACTTCGGCAAAGCAGAGCCACAGTTAAAAGATATTGCAGCCTTAGCGCAACAGAAATTGATACCACTATGCCAACAGCAAGTTGTCGTTACCCAAGGCTTTATCGGTGCCGATAACGAAGGTAACACCACAACATTAGGTCGTGGCGGCAGTGATTACTCAGCGGCACTGATTGCAGAATCTGTACAAGCGATTGGTTTAGAAATCTGGACTGATGTTCCGGGCATCTACACCACGGATCCACGTATCGCATCGAAAGCATCTCCTATCCCAGAGATCAGCTTCAGCGAAGCATCGGAAATGGCAAACTTTGGCGCGAAGATATTACACCCTTCGACTCTAGTCCCGGCACTACGCCATCAAATCCCGGTATTTGTCGGCTCATCAAAAGCACCAGAGCTCGGTGGCACATGGATTCGTCAACAAGTTGAAAGCTCCCCTCTGTTCAGAGCGCTTGCCCTACGCTGCAACCAAACCATGGTTACGCTACGCAGCGCCAATATGTTCCATGCTTATGGCTTCCTAGCAAAAGTGTTCGAGATCCTCGCTAAGCATAAGATCTCTGTCGATCTTATCACTACCTCAGAGATCAGTGTCTCACTGACACTCGATCAAACAGATACCTCTGGTGGTGCCCCTGAGTTACCAGAAGCCGCTCGCATTGAGCTTGAAGAACTGTGTTCCGTGGATATTGAACACGACCTATGCCTTGTTGCTCTTATTGGTAATAACATGAGTGAAAGCAAAGGCTATGCGAAACAGGTATTCGGCACTCTTGAAGACTTCAACCTACGCATGATTTGCTACGGCGCAAGCCCACACAACTTGTGCTTCTTACTAGATGAATCAGTGTCTAAGCTAGCGATTCAAAAGCTTCACCAAGAGCTGTTTGAATAAAAAGACGGTTGATAGATTAGTTTAAAAATCACCAAGCTACAGATACAAAAAGGGTTGCTATTAAGCAACCCTTTCTCTTTTTTACTTTACGAATCAAAACTCGTCATAGCCTAAAAGCTAGTTAATGTTTGGACCTAACCACCTCTCAGCTTCCAACATGTCCCAGCCCTTACGATCAGCATAGCTATCCACTTGATCTTGTTGAATCTGTGCAATTGCAAAGTATCTAGCATCAGGATGTGAGAAATACATACCAGACACTGAAGCACCAGGCCACATTGCGTAGCTCGTGGTTAATGACATGTCGATCGCTTTTTCAACGTCCATCAACTCCCACAACGTACCTTTTTCAGTATGTTCAGGACAGGCAGGGTAACCCGGAGCAGGACGAATACCTTGGTACTTCTCGCGAATCAAATCGTCATTAGACAAGTCCTCATCCGGCGAGTAGCCCCAAATGTCCTTTCTCACTTCTTTATGCAGGTATTCAGCGAACGCTTCAGCCAATCGGTCAGCAACCGCCTGAATCATAATCGCGTTGTAGTCATCACCGTTGGCTTTGTATTCATCAGCAAGCTCTCGCTCACCGATACCACCAGTCACCGCAAAGCCACCAATCCAGTCTGCTTTACCGCTATCTTTCGGCGCAATGTAATCAGACAAACAGTAGTTAAAACCTTTTGGCTTCTCTGTTTGCTGACGAAGGTTGTGCAAAACCTTTAACACTTCAGTGCGAGATTCATCGGTATACACTTCAATATCATCACCAACACTGTTGGCAGGGAACATCGCACACATCCCACGAGCTTCAAGTAACTTCTCTTTCTGTACTCGATCCAATAAATCATTCGCATCCTTGAATAAGCGTTTCGCTTCCTCGCCCACTTCTTCATGCTCAAGAATTGCAGGGTACTTTCCGACTAGCGACCATGTCATAAAGAATGGAGTCCAGTCGATGTACTGACGTAAAGTCGCGACATCAAAATCATTGAAGATGTGCACTCCCGGCTTAGCAGGTACCGGTGGCGTATAAGCTCTCCAATCAATCGCTACTTTATTAGCACGAGCGCGTTCAAGCGTAACAGGCTTAGTTCGTGGTTTTTTACGATTGTGCTGATCTCGCACACGGTCGTAATCAATATCCAACTTCTCAACAAAGGCGGGCTTCAATTCGTTAGATAGCAATGAAGTACACACACCCACCGCACGTGAAGCATTGTTTACGTAGACCACAGGTTCAGAGTAGTTCTGTTCAATCTTAACGGCTGTATGCGCTTTAGATGTCGTTGCTCCACCGATCAGAAGAGGCAGCTTAAAGCCTTGTCTTTCCATCTCTTTAGCCACATGCACCATTTCATCAAGAGAAGGGGTGATCAAACCCGAAAGCCCAATGATATCGACGTTCTCTTCTTTAGCGACCTTAAGGATTTTCTCACATGAAACCATCACGCCTAAATCGATAATTTCGTAGTTATTACACTGCAAGACAACGCCCACAATGTTTTTACCGATATCGTGAACATCGCCTTTTACGGTCGCAAGTAAGATTTTTCCGTTAGTCGCACCAACGTCTTTGGTTGCATTAATAAATGGTTCTAGATGGGCTACCGCTTGCTTCATAACACGTGCAGATTTAACTACTTGAGGAAGGAACATCTTACCTTCACCAAAGAGGTCACCAACCACGTTCATGCCATCCATTAATGGGCCTTCAATCACCTCAATAGGGCGAGAAGCATTAACACGAGCTTCTTCTGTATCCTCAACAATAAAGTCGGTAATACCTTTCACTAAAGAGTGTTCTAAGCGCTTTTCTACTGGCCAAGTACGCCACTCTAAAGCAGATTTATCTTCAACTTTCCCCACTGCACGCTCTAGATACTCAGTCGCAATATCGAGCAAGCGCTCAGTAGAATCATCTCGGCGGTTTAGAACCACATCTTCAACGGCTTCACGTAAATCCTCTGGGACATTATCGTAAATCTCTAATTGCCCAGCATTTACGATGCCCATATCCATACCGTTTTTAAAACAGTGATATAGGAATACTGCGTGGATTGCCTCACGAACGTAGTTATTACCTCGGAATGAGAACGAAACATTCGATACACCACCAGAGATCATTGCATGGGGTAAGTCTCGTTTGATGTCTCCTACTGCTTCAATGAAATCGACCGCATAGTTGTTATGTTCATCAATACCCGTCGCAACCGCAAAAATGTTCGGGTCAAAAATAATGTCTTCTGGTGGGAAACCTACTTCATCAACCAAAATATTGTAGGCATTAGTACAAATCTCAACCTTACGCTCTCGAGTATCAGCTTGGCCAACTTCATCGAACGCCATCACGATAACGGCTGCACCATATCGGCGAACCAGTTTAGCTTGTTCGACAAACTTCTCTTTCCCTTCCTTCAATGAGATAGAGTTAACGATGCCTTTACCCTGAATACATTTCAGACCCGCTTCTATAACTTCCCATTTTGAAGAGTCGACCATGACTGGCACTTTCGAGATTTCAGGCTCAGATGCACATAGATTAAGGAATTTAACCATACACGCCTCAGCGTCTAGCATTCCTTCATCCATGTTGATATCGATGATTTGAGCACCGTTCTCAACTTGCTCTCGAGCCACACTTAAAGCTTCATCATAGAGTTCTTCTTTGATAAGACGTTTAAAGCGAGCAGAGCCGGTAACGTTAGTTCGCTCACCCACGTTAACAAACAGAGATTCCTTGGAAATCGTCAATGGCTCTAAGCCAGAGAGGCGACAAGAGACGGGTAAATCTGGTAGCTGGCGCGGTGTTACGCCTTCAACAGCTTCTGCCATTTGGCGTATATGTTCTGGCGTCGTACCACAACAACCACCAATTAGGTTCAAGAAACCACTTTCAGCCCATTCCTTAACGTGTTCAGCCATATCTTCTGGAGAAAGGTCATACTCACCAAATGCGTTAGGTAAACCCGCGTTAGGGTGAGCGGAAACATTACATTCGGAGATACGAGACATCTCACCAACGTATTCGCGCAGTTCATCGGGGCCTAATGCACAGTTCAAACCAAATGAGATTGGTTTTACATGACGAAGGGCGTTGTAGAATGCTTCCGTCGTTTGTCCGGAAAGCGTTCGACCAGATGCATCGGTGATAGTACCGGAGATCATAACGGGTAAAGTGATACCCATTTCTTCAAAGACCGATTCAACGGCAAAAGAGCACGCCTTCGCGTTGAGTGTATCGAAGATAGTCTCGATAAGAATAAGGTCTGACCCGCCTTTGATAAGAGCACGAGTCGATTCAGAATAAGCCACAACAAGTTCGTCAAAACTCACATTACGATAGCCCGGATCATTAACATCTGGGGAGAGAGAACAAGTTCGGTTAGTTGGACCTAAAACACCCGCCACAAAACGAGGTTTATCAGGAGTCTTCGCTGTCCATTCATCTGCCGCTTCACGAGCCAGTTTAGCAGCAGCATAGTTAATTTCTTCGCTAAGACTTTCCATATCGTAGTCGGCCATAGCAATGGTTGTTGCATTAAAGGTATTGGTTTCGAGGATATCTGCACCCGCTTCCAAATACTCCGTGTGGATACCTTTGATAAGCTTAGGCTGTGTAAGTACCAAAAGGTCATTGTTACCTTTTAAGTCACTATGCCAATCAGCAAAGCGCTCACCACGATAGTCCTGCTCTTCCAATTTATAATCCTGAATCATGGTACCCATGCCACCATCAATCAGTAAAATTCGTTGCTTTAACAGAGCCTCAATCTTTTGCCTTACATTACTTCCCACGGTACAGCCTCATTCCTTTAATTATCCCTCCATCCTATCACACATTAAAAAGGAGTCTAGACGTCTAAAAAAGGAAATTGATTACTAAGCTATGACAAAAAGTGTTTGCTATTTAAGCATGAGACAACGAAAATTAATTTTCATACTTTGTTACATATTGGAATCCCAATGTCGGTCTATTACACCTTATGCTTCTTGTCCGCTGCAGCCATGCTTATTGCTTTCGTGAATACCAAAATTGGTAAAATGCAGACAACCATCGCCATAACAGCAGGCTCAATGATGCTATCTCTATTGATTATCATTGCAGGACAAAACAATTGGTTCCAATTGGCAGACATCGCCTCAGAGACAGTAGCCAGTATCAACTTTGAAGATTTCCTCCTGAAAGGAATACTAGGTTTCTTACTCTTTGCTGGCGGCTTGGGGATCAAGTTACCAAACTTAAAAGATCAGAAGTGGGAAATAACTGTGCTCGCTCTTGGCGCTACACTATTTTCGACATTCTTTATTGGCTTTGTACTTTATGGCTTCTGTCAGCTTATCGGTATTCAATTTGACCTAATTTATTGCTTACTGTTTGGTTCACTAATCTCTCCAACCGATCCAATAGCTGTATTAGCAATAGTGAAGAAGCTCGATGCTCCTAGACGAATCTCTACTCAAATCGAGGGGGAGTCTCTATTTAACGATGGTTTTGGTTTAGTTATCTTCGTAACCCTATTTACTATCGCATTCGGTACAGAAGCTCCGACTGTAGGTAGCGTGACCATGTTATTCGTCCAAGAGGCTATTGGCGGTATCGTCTACGGATTTGTTCTAGGTTTGATATTCCACTATCTAATCAGCAACACAGATGACCACTCGATGGAGTTGCTATTAACCATCGGTATTCCTACAGCTGGTTATGCTTTTGCAGAGGTTCTGCATGTATCTGGACCATTAGCAATGGTGGTATCTGGTATCATGATAGGCAACTGGACACGCTTCATCGGATTTTCTAAGGAAAGTGAGGATCACCTAGACCATTTCTGGGAATTAATAGATGAGTTCTTAAATGGCGTACTATTCTTATTGATTGGTATGTCTATGCTGCTATTCAAGTTCCACCAAGAAGATTGGATTTTGATGGCGTTCGCAGTCCCTCTAGTATTGAGTGCACGCTATCTAAGTGTTTTCTTGTCTTATATTGGATTTAAACGCTTTAGAACTTACAACCCATGGTCGACTAAGATTCTAACTTGGGGTGGTCTACGCGGAGGCTTAGCTCTAGCTATGGCACTTTCAATCCCTTCAGGTATCTGGGTGATTGAAGACAAAGCAATAGATGTTAAAGAGATAATCCTCGTTATGACCTATGCTGTTGTTGTGTTCTCTATTCTGGTTCAAGGATCAACAATCACTCCAATGATAGAAAAAGCGAAACAAGCTGAGAAAGAGCTAGATTAACATCTAAATAGATCAACTAAGGCCGCCTACTGTAGGTGGCCTTTTTTATGGTTCATCGCGGCTTTCCGGGGAAAGCCGCTTTTATCTTTAAGAAGAAGTAGTCTGTATCTCGATATCCATACCCCATTCGCTTGATTAACTTTATCTTGTTGTTTATCCCTTCAAGTGTGCAGGTGTTTAATGGATAACTTGCCGATGCGATAATACCGTGAAGATAGGAGCTCAGTTTTCGTGCGAACTCTTTCAATGGCTTAATTCCACTCTCTTGTACCTGTTCATACCACGCATCCCAGAGCCCCTTAGCGTGCCTTTCTGACTCACAATACCAAAGCTCTTTGAGTTGGGCTCCGAGTATATAAGTGGTCATCAAGTCCTTATTGATATTCAATATTTCAGTCAGATAGCTATCTTGTCGTGCATTTAAGTTACCTCTGTTTTTCAACAGTACCCAGCGTGAGCGCTTGACCCATTGCCTCGCTTTTTTATCTTGCTTGAGTTTGTTGGCTTGGTCGACTCTGACTCTATCCATCACCTCTCGACCGAACTTAGCGACAACATGGAACAAATCGTAAACGATTTTTGCATTCGGACAGTGCGCTTGAACTTCAAGGTCAAAAGCCGTATTCATGTCCATCGCGACCGCCTCGATATTGTTGCCATGCTTGCCTAACTGCTCGAAGAACGGTCGTATGTCCTTGCGGCTACGGCCTAACCCTACCCAAATGACTTGGTGAGTCTTAGCGTCAGCGATGACTGTGGCATATCGATGTCCTTTAAAGATGGCGAACTCGTCCATGACGAGTTGCCTTAGTCCCTCCCATTTCACTGGCGGTACCACTTCTCTAAGTCGGCGTTTATCTATCTCTTTAATGGTATGCCAATGAACGTTCGTTAACTGGGAGATATGCTTAATGGGAAGAAGAGGTAGTAGCTGCTCTATATAGCTTTTTAGGCGCTTCGTTATACGAGCATAAGGCTCCAACCAAGGTAGAGACTCTGTTTTTATGCCGCAGTCACGACACTTAATTCTTCGTGTTTGAACAGAAAGTTCAACAGGAACCCCGAGCAACATGGCCTCTTTCACATGACGCCATTGATACTCGTGGATAGCTTCGGCTTCAAGACCACAAAGGCACTTAGCCTCAGAGTTAGGTTTAAGAGTAAGGGTAATAAGTGTTGCTGTCTGGTGAGACTTTACTATTTGAAAGCCTTCCCAGAATGAAGATAGGAAAGTATGATTCTGCATGGAAACGGTAGTTTGTGTATGATTTTTGTTTGGCGACTAAACCATATCACTTACTACCGTTTTTGTTTTCAATTCCCGCTAATCCGCGATGAACCTTTTTTATACCTAATGAAAGTCAGATCCACCGATTTCCTTACTGGAACACAAACTGAAGGAGCATAGAGCTTACCTCGGGTAGTTGATGCACTATTATTGGAGTACTCAAAAAACTTAATGTAGGGTGAACATTAAATTTGGCCAGAACTATTTCAGGAAGTTAAGCCACGCAGATAATTCATTCTTATGCGCACTCGCCAGTCTACCTAATAAACCACCCTCAAGTTTTATAAGCATAAATCGAAAAGCTTTCACCTGAAAGCTGAAATAACGAGACTTAACATCTCGTTGCTATAGCGTTATACCAATTAAAGTAAAAATATGATCTAATTAAGGCCGTCGAACTCTTACAGAAAATCGCCATGGATAGCCTTAATAATACTGATTTTAAAAAGCTAGCAAGCCAACAAAAAACCATTCAAATGAAGGTTCGCTTGCTAGCACTTGCCCACTTCAAAGAAGGTCACTCGCGCACTCAAATTGCCAAATACCTTAAAGTCAGTCGAACTAGTGTAAACAAATGGGTTCAAGTATTTCTTGAAGAAGGATTGGAAGGGCTTCAAGAAAAACCTCGCACAGGCAGACCTGCATACCTCAATGCAGAACAACGAAAACAACTCAGTGCATTCATTAAGAAAGAAGCAGAGTCCCCTTCAGGCGGGCGCCTTGTCGGGAGCGATATACATGACTACATCGTGAAAAACTTTGATAAATACTACCACCCTAATTCTATCTATTATCTCCTCGACCACATGGGCTTCTCTTGGATAACTTCTCGCTCCAAACACCCTAAACAATCACAGCAAATCCAAGACGATTTTAAAAAAATTCAAAATAGAAACGATCCTTAAGATCCCCGGCCATATTGGGCTAGAGAGTGTTGATGTCTGGTTTCAAGACGAAGCTAGGTTTGGCCAACAGAACACAACGACACGTCTTTGGGCGACTCGTGGAACGAGGCCTCGCGTGGTAAAACAACAGCAATTTGAATACGCTTATTTGTTTGGTTCGGTATGCCCTGAAAGAGGAATTGGCGAAGCCATAGTGGTTCCTTGGGTTAACAAGGACATAATGACAAATCACTTAGAGCAGATATCTAAAGCTACTGAAAAAGGACGTCATGCTGTCGTTATAATGGATGGTGCAGGCTGGCATACCGATGATATTGCGAGAGAGTTTAATAACGTCAGTACTATTAAGCTTCCTCCCTACTCGCCAGAGCTTAACCCTATAGAGCAAGTTTGGAGTTGGTTGCGACAACATTATCTAGCGAATCAAAGTTTCACTGATTATAACGACATTGTTTCCAAGGTTTGTCGCGCTTGGAATGAATTTCTTGAGTGCAAAGATCGTGTCACAAAAATGAGCAGAAGGGATTGGATAAACCTGATCAGTTAATTTTCCGGATTGGTATAAGTCGGGGAAATCCGCAGCTCTGCTAATGATATATATCAGATTCAGAAAGCAAAAAGGCTCTAGCATTTCTGCTAGAGCCTTAAATATGGCAGGGGTGGAGAGATTCGAACTCCCAACACGCGGATTTGGAATCCGCTGCTCTGCCAATTGGAGCTACACCCCTATTTTCAGTTTTAAAGAGCTGAAACTCTGAATAAGTGGCGGAGTGGACGGGACTCGAACCCGCGACCCCCGGCGTGACAGGCCGGTATTCTAACCAACTGAACTACCACTCCGCAGTGGTCAACTCACTAAGTGAGCGTCCATATCTCCAGGTTGGTCAACCTAAAGATTTAATTTAAAGCCTGGCGATGTCCTACTCTCACATGGGGAAACCCCACACTACCATCGGCGCTATTGTGTTTCACTTCTGAGTTCGGCATGGAATCAGGTGGGTCCACAATGCTATGGTCGCCAAGCAAATTTTAAAATTCGGAAAGCTTATTTAAAAGTATTTCTCTTCAAACGCATTCAAGGTCTGGTCTTTCTATTGAGTCCACAAAACCCCTTGGTTGTTGTATGGTTAAGCCTCACGGGCAATTAGTACAGGTTAGCTCAATGCCTCGCAGCACTTACACACCCTGCCTATCAACGTCGTAGTCTACGACAACCCTTTAGGACACTTA harbors:
- a CDS encoding IS630 family transposase (programmed frameshift) encodes the protein MDSLNNTDFKKLASQQKTIQMKVRLLALAHFKEGHSRTQIAKYLKVSRTSVNKWVQVFLEEGLEGLQEKPRTGRPAYLNAEQRKQLSAFIKKEAESPSGGRLVGSDIHDYIVKNFDKYYHPNSIYYLLDHMGFSWITSRSKHPKQSQQIQDDFKKFKIETILKIPGHIGLESVDVWFQDEARFGQQNTTTRLWATRGTRPRVVKQQQFEYAYLFGSVCPERGIGEAIVVPWVNKDIMTNHLEQISKATEKGRHAVVIMDGAGWHTDDIAREFNNVSTIKLPPYSPELNPIEQVWSWLRQHYLANQSFTDYNDIVSKVCRAWNEFLECKDRVTKMSRRDWINLIS
- the metH gene encoding methionine synthase; translation: MGSNVRQKIEALLKQRILLIDGGMGTMIQDYKLEEQDYRGERFADWHSDLKGNNDLLVLTQPKLIKGIHTEYLEAGADILETNTFNATTIAMADYDMESLSEEINYAAAKLAREAADEWTAKTPDKPRFVAGVLGPTNRTCSLSPDVNDPGYRNVSFDELVVAYSESTRALIKGGSDLILIETIFDTLNAKACSFAVESVFEEMGITLPVMISGTITDASGRTLSGQTTEAFYNALRHVKPISFGLNCALGPDELREYVGEMSRISECNVSAHPNAGLPNAFGEYDLSPEDMAEHVKEWAESGFLNLIGGCCGTTPEHIRQMAEAVEGVTPRQLPDLPVSCRLSGLEPLTISKESLFVNVGERTNVTGSARFKRLIKEELYDEALSVAREQVENGAQIIDINMDEGMLDAEACMVKFLNLCASEPEISKVPVMVDSSKWEVIEAGLKCIQGKGIVNSISLKEGKEKFVEQAKLVRRYGAAVIVMAFDEVGQADTRERKVEICTNAYNILVDEVGFPPEDIIFDPNIFAVATGIDEHNNYAVDFIEAVGDIKRDLPHAMISGGVSNVSFSFRGNNYVREAIHAVFLYHCFKNGMDMGIVNAGQLEIYDNVPEDLREAVEDVVLNRRDDSTERLLDIATEYLERAVGKVEDKSALEWRTWPVEKRLEHSLVKGITDFIVEDTEEARVNASRPIEVIEGPLMDGMNVVGDLFGEGKMFLPQVVKSARVMKQAVAHLEPFINATKDVGATNGKILLATVKGDVHDIGKNIVGVVLQCNNYEIIDLGVMVSCEKILKVAKEENVDIIGLSGLITPSLDEMVHVAKEMERQGFKLPLLIGGATTSKAHTAVKIEQNYSEPVVYVNNASRAVGVCTSLLSNELKPAFVEKLDIDYDRVRDQHNRKKPRTKPVTLERARANKVAIDWRAYTPPVPAKPGVHIFNDFDVATLRQYIDWTPFFMTWSLVGKYPAILEHEEVGEEAKRLFKDANDLLDRVQKEKLLEARGMCAMFPANSVGDDIEVYTDESRTEVLKVLHNLRQQTEKPKGFNYCLSDYIAPKDSGKADWIGGFAVTGGIGERELADEYKANGDDYNAIMIQAVADRLAEAFAEYLHKEVRKDIWGYSPDEDLSNDDLIREKYQGIRPAPGYPACPEHTEKGTLWELMDVEKAIDMSLTTSYAMWPGASVSGMYFSHPDARYFAIAQIQQDQVDSYADRKGWDMLEAERWLGPNIN
- the lysC gene encoding lysine-sensitive aspartokinase 3, whose protein sequence is MSASNVAGSFNVAKFGGTSVANFEAMSRCAAIIENNSNTKLVVSSACSGVTNLLVELANGVQDKTRRQELVTQLTDIHNTILAQLADPSGIEKEVHSILDDIASAAEAASFQTSTKLTDHLVACGELMSTHILAQIIRERGTPAVRFDIREVMRTNNDFGKAEPQLKDIAALAQQKLIPLCQQQVVVTQGFIGADNEGNTTTLGRGGSDYSAALIAESVQAIGLEIWTDVPGIYTTDPRIASKASPIPEISFSEASEMANFGAKILHPSTLVPALRHQIPVFVGSSKAPELGGTWIRQQVESSPLFRALALRCNQTMVTLRSANMFHAYGFLAKVFEILAKHKISVDLITTSEISVSLTLDQTDTSGGAPELPEAARIELEELCSVDIEHDLCLVALIGNNMSESKGYAKQVFGTLEDFNLRMICYGASPHNLCFLLDESVSKLAIQKLHQELFE
- a CDS encoding cation:proton antiporter — protein: MSVYYTLCFLSAAAMLIAFVNTKIGKMQTTIAITAGSMMLSLLIIIAGQNNWFQLADIASETVASINFEDFLLKGILGFLLFAGGLGIKLPNLKDQKWEITVLALGATLFSTFFIGFVLYGFCQLIGIQFDLIYCLLFGSLISPTDPIAVLAIVKKLDAPRRISTQIEGESLFNDGFGLVIFVTLFTIAFGTEAPTVGSVTMLFVQEAIGGIVYGFVLGLIFHYLISNTDDHSMELLLTIGIPTAGYAFAEVLHVSGPLAMVVSGIMIGNWTRFIGFSKESEDHLDHFWELIDEFLNGVLFLLIGMSMLLFKFHQEDWILMAFAVPLVLSARYLSVFLSYIGFKRFRTYNPWSTKILTWGGLRGGLALAMALSIPSGIWVIEDKAIDVKEIILVMTYAVVVFSILVQGSTITPMIEKAKQAEKELD
- a CDS encoding ISL3 family transposase, with protein sequence MQNHTFLSSFWEGFQIVKSHQTATLITLTLKPNSEAKCLCGLEAEAIHEYQWRHVKEAMLLGVPVELSVQTRRIKCRDCGIKTESLPWLEPYARITKRLKSYIEQLLPLLPIKHISQLTNVHWHTIKEIDKRRLREVVPPVKWEGLRQLVMDEFAIFKGHRYATVIADAKTHQVIWVGLGRSRKDIRPFFEQLGKHGNNIEAVAMDMNTAFDLEVQAHCPNAKIVYDLFHVVAKFGREVMDRVRVDQANKLKQDKKARQWVKRSRWVLLKNRGNLNARQDSYLTEILNINKDLMTTYILGAQLKELWYCESERHAKGLWDAWYEQVQESGIKPLKEFARKLSSYLHGIIASASYPLNTCTLEGINNKIKLIKRMGYGYRDTDYFFLKIKAAFPGKPR